The Streptomyces sp. NBC_00691 genome has a segment encoding these proteins:
- a CDS encoding APC family permease, producing the protein MSSIDTPADVPRPRAATRPAPTTLTWVTLALMTTASVASLRAAPTMAVYGLACVFLYLVPAIVFLLPTALVSAELASGWNGGVYRWVSEGLSKPLGFLAVWCQFAMTIFYYPSLLGFVASTIAYIIDPALANSGPYTAIVIVVLYWSGVWVSSRGTKALAGLASWGLIIGTLIPGTLLVVLGMVFLGQGNPSAAPMTASNLFPQWTGLASLVLIVNNFLSYSGMEMNAVHVSSLKDPPREYPKSMFLAMGLVLLIFILPALAISWVVPADQLSLTAGVMQAFDAFFAYFKIGWLTPIIAVALVSASLGGMLTWLAGPSKGLLEISRQEGYLPPFLQKLNKNGIQQNILVTQGIVTTVIALGYALIPNVSSVYWIFSVITTQVYLIVYLLMFVAAMRLRKSQPDHPRGYRAPALGVLCVVGLLASLAALCIGFIPSSQFGSGSVWSYIAIVGGGLVILGLLIPWAFLKFRKPSWKTAAATTPGEGGQA; encoded by the coding sequence ATGAGCAGCATCGACACACCGGCCGACGTTCCCCGGCCACGGGCGGCGACACGGCCCGCACCGACCACTCTCACCTGGGTGACGCTCGCCCTGATGACCACCGCGTCGGTGGCGAGTCTGCGGGCCGCGCCCACCATGGCCGTCTACGGCCTGGCCTGTGTGTTCCTCTACCTCGTCCCGGCGATCGTGTTCCTGCTGCCGACTGCCCTGGTCTCCGCGGAACTCGCCTCCGGCTGGAACGGCGGCGTGTACCGGTGGGTCTCCGAGGGGCTGTCGAAGCCGCTCGGATTCCTCGCCGTGTGGTGCCAGTTCGCGATGACGATCTTCTACTACCCGAGCCTGCTCGGATTCGTCGCGTCCACCATCGCGTACATCATCGATCCGGCCCTCGCCAACAGCGGCCCGTACACCGCGATCGTCATCGTGGTCCTCTACTGGTCCGGCGTGTGGGTCTCCTCGCGCGGTACGAAGGCGCTGGCCGGACTGGCCAGCTGGGGCCTGATCATCGGCACCCTGATCCCCGGCACCCTGCTCGTCGTCCTCGGCATGGTCTTCCTCGGGCAGGGCAACCCCTCGGCCGCCCCGATGACCGCCTCGAACCTCTTCCCGCAGTGGACGGGCCTCGCCAGCCTCGTCCTGATCGTCAACAACTTCCTGTCGTACTCCGGCATGGAGATGAACGCCGTGCACGTCTCCTCGCTCAAGGACCCGCCGCGGGAGTACCCGAAGTCGATGTTCCTCGCGATGGGCCTGGTGCTGCTGATCTTCATCCTGCCGGCGCTCGCCATCAGCTGGGTCGTCCCCGCCGACCAGCTCAGCCTCACGGCCGGCGTGATGCAGGCCTTCGACGCCTTCTTCGCGTACTTCAAAATCGGCTGGCTCACCCCGATCATCGCCGTCGCCCTGGTATCCGCCTCCCTCGGCGGCATGCTCACCTGGCTCGCGGGCCCCTCCAAGGGCCTCCTCGAGATCTCCCGCCAGGAGGGCTACCTGCCGCCCTTCCTGCAGAAGCTGAACAAGAACGGCATCCAGCAGAACATCCTGGTCACCCAGGGCATCGTCACCACGGTCATCGCCCTCGGGTACGCGCTGATCCCGAACGTCTCCAGCGTCTACTGGATCTTCTCGGTCATCACCACGCAGGTGTACCTCATCGTCTACCTGCTGATGTTCGTCGCGGCCATGCGCCTGCGGAAGTCCCAGCCCGACCACCCCCGCGGCTACCGCGCACCCGCGCTCGGCGTCCTGTGCGTCGTCGGCCTGCTCGCCTCGCTCGCCGCCCTGTGCATCGGCTTCATCCCGAGCTCGCAGTTCGGCAGCGGCAGCGTCTGGTCGTACATCGCCATCGTCGGCGGCGGCCTCGTCATCCTGGGCCTGCTCATCCCGTGGGCCTTCCTGAAGTTCCGCAAGCCGAGCTGGAAGACGGCCGCCGCCACCACGCCGGGCGAAGGAGGCCAGGCATGA
- a CDS encoding D-2-hydroxyacid dehydrogenase family protein — MKLRCAVLDDYQGAALNSADWSPLADRVEVRVLREHLTDRDALVAAVEDCEILVVMRERTPVDAELLARLPRLRLLITSGMRNASVDVAAARARGVTVCGTASGSEPPTELTWALLLGLARHVPAEARALREGGPWQSTVGADLAGRTLGLVGLGKIGARMARIGLAFGMDVRAWSPNLTEERAAEHGVRRAEDKRELFAGSDFVSLHMVLSDRTRGLVGESELRAMRPHAYLVNTSRAGLVDGAALLRALREGWIAGAGLDVYETEPLPADDPLRSLPNVLALPHLGYVTERNYGRYFGQAVEDIEAFLAGAPVRELG, encoded by the coding sequence ATGAAGCTGCGCTGCGCCGTACTCGACGACTACCAGGGCGCCGCCCTGAACTCCGCCGACTGGAGCCCGCTCGCCGACCGCGTCGAGGTTCGCGTCCTGCGCGAGCACCTCACCGACCGGGACGCGCTCGTCGCCGCCGTCGAGGACTGCGAGATCCTCGTCGTCATGCGGGAACGGACCCCCGTCGACGCCGAACTCCTGGCCCGGCTCCCCCGGCTCCGGCTCCTGATCACCTCCGGGATGCGCAACGCCTCCGTGGACGTCGCGGCCGCACGCGCGCGCGGGGTCACCGTCTGCGGTACGGCCAGCGGCTCCGAACCGCCCACCGAACTCACCTGGGCGCTCCTCCTCGGCCTGGCCCGGCACGTACCGGCCGAGGCACGGGCACTGCGTGAGGGCGGGCCCTGGCAGTCCACCGTGGGCGCCGACCTGGCGGGCCGGACCCTCGGCCTCGTCGGCCTCGGCAAGATCGGCGCCCGGATGGCCCGGATCGGCCTCGCCTTCGGGATGGACGTGCGCGCGTGGAGCCCGAACCTGACGGAGGAGCGGGCCGCCGAGCACGGCGTGCGTCGTGCGGAGGACAAGCGGGAGCTGTTCGCGGGGAGCGACTTCGTCTCGCTCCACATGGTGCTGTCGGACCGTACCCGCGGCCTGGTCGGGGAGTCCGAGCTGCGGGCGATGCGCCCGCACGCGTACCTCGTCAACACCTCCCGGGCGGGGCTCGTCGACGGCGCCGCGCTGCTGCGGGCGCTGCGCGAGGGGTGGATCGCGGGGGCCGGGCTCGATGTCTACGAGACGGAGCCGCTGCCCGCCGACGATCCGTTGCGGTCCCTGCCGAACGTGCTCGCGCTGCCGCACCTCGGCTATGTGACGGAGAGGAACTACGGGCGGTACTTCGGGCAGGCGGTGGAGGACATCGAGGCGTTCCTGGCGGGTGCGCCGGTACGGGAGCTGGGCTGA
- a CDS encoding alpha/beta hydrolase, with the protein MVETDTRALDTAGATLRYDVRTGTGTGERPLLLIGSPMDATGFTTLASHFADRTVVTYDPRGVSRSERTDGAAETLPEEHADDLARLIEALGAGPVDVFASSGGAVNALALVARRGDLVHTLVAHEPPTAQVVPDREAVLGVCADVHATYLRDGWGPAMAKFLALTARKGEFPANWAEEPVPSPAAFGLPTEDDGSRGDPLLGQNMRGCTSFVPDFPALRAAPTRIVVAAGKESEGTFAARAAVAVAEGVGTPLAVFPSHHGGFLGGEFGQQGAPAEFAEALHAVLEENAG; encoded by the coding sequence ATGGTCGAGACCGACACCCGCGCCCTGGACACCGCCGGCGCGACCCTGCGCTACGACGTACGCACCGGCACCGGCACCGGCGAGCGCCCCCTGCTGCTGATCGGCTCCCCGATGGACGCCACCGGCTTCACCACGCTCGCCTCCCACTTCGCCGACCGGACCGTCGTGACGTACGACCCGCGCGGGGTGTCCCGCAGCGAGCGCACCGACGGCGCGGCGGAGACGCTCCCCGAGGAGCACGCCGACGACCTGGCCCGGCTGATCGAGGCGCTCGGCGCCGGTCCCGTGGACGTCTTCGCGAGCAGTGGCGGCGCGGTCAACGCCCTCGCGCTGGTCGCCCGGCGCGGCGACCTGGTGCACACCCTGGTCGCGCACGAGCCCCCGACCGCCCAGGTCGTCCCGGACCGCGAGGCGGTCCTGGGGGTCTGCGCGGACGTCCACGCCACCTATCTGCGGGACGGCTGGGGGCCCGCGATGGCCAAGTTCCTCGCGCTGACGGCCCGCAAGGGCGAGTTCCCGGCGAACTGGGCCGAGGAGCCCGTCCCCTCCCCGGCCGCGTTCGGCCTGCCGACCGAGGACGACGGCTCGCGCGGCGACCCGCTGCTCGGCCAGAACATGCGCGGCTGCACCTCCTTCGTCCCCGACTTCCCCGCCCTGCGCGCCGCGCCGACCCGGATCGTCGTCGCCGCGGGCAAGGAGTCCGAGGGCACCTTCGCCGCCCGCGCGGCCGTCGCCGTCGCCGAGGGCGTCGGCACTCCGCTCGCCGTCTTCCCGAGCCACCACGGCGGCTTCCTGGGCGGCGAGTTCGGCCAGCAGGGCGCTCCGGCGGAGTTCGCGGAGGCGCTGCACGCGGTCCTGGAGGAGAACGCCGGCTGA
- a CDS encoding SCO5918 family protein, which translates to MRCVIARFPFELTKAGVLESMKGVKPEPAVGDVVVIGRRQYPVKQVGEVVTRQDRRDFSVGEVVRAMTKLGFTCLTVTAEEQTPSSETTF; encoded by the coding sequence ATGCGCTGTGTCATCGCCCGCTTCCCGTTCGAGCTGACCAAAGCCGGCGTGCTCGAATCCATGAAGGGCGTCAAGCCCGAGCCCGCCGTCGGCGACGTCGTCGTCATCGGGCGGCGCCAGTACCCCGTGAAGCAGGTCGGCGAGGTCGTCACCCGCCAGGACCGCCGCGACTTCAGCGTCGGCGAGGTCGTGCGGGCCATGACGAAGCTCGGCTTCACCTGCCTCACCGTCACCGCCGAGGAGCAGACGCCGTCCTCCGAGACGACCTTCTGA
- a CDS encoding iron chaperone — MSDTRSSIKSTSTGTTAAKATSGAKYDGFDEEERDAMKERAAELKRSARRGARSAKADGEADVLAKIAEMTDTDRVLAERIHAIVKEHAPGLAPKTWYGMPAYAKDGKVVCFFQSAQKFKSRYATLGFSDLAGLDEGSMWATSYALTELTAADETRIAALIAQAAG, encoded by the coding sequence ATGTCGGACACGCGGTCGTCCATCAAGAGCACCAGCACCGGCACCACCGCCGCCAAGGCCACGAGCGGCGCGAAGTACGACGGCTTCGACGAGGAGGAGCGCGACGCGATGAAGGAGCGCGCCGCGGAGCTCAAGCGCAGCGCCCGGCGCGGCGCGCGCTCCGCCAAGGCCGACGGCGAGGCCGATGTCCTGGCGAAGATCGCCGAGATGACGGACACCGACCGTGTCCTCGCCGAGCGCATCCACGCGATCGTCAAGGAGCACGCCCCGGGCCTGGCGCCGAAGACCTGGTACGGGATGCCCGCGTACGCCAAGGACGGCAAGGTCGTCTGCTTCTTCCAGAGCGCGCAGAAGTTCAAGAGCCGCTACGCCACGCTGGGCTTCAGCGACCTCGCCGGGCTCGACGAGGGCAGCATGTGGGCGACCAGCTACGCGCTCACCGAACTCACCGCCGCCGACGAGACCCGGATCGCCGCGCTCATCGCGCAGGCCGCCGGCTGA
- a CDS encoding glyoxalase, giving the protein MNAIASVTVEVADLQAADRFYAASGLGAHVRLRASDAPTTGFRGFSLSLTVDRPADVRHFVDAALAAGATSLKPVSKSFWGYAGVFRAPDGTIWKVATSNKKDTGPATGRVDSFVLLVGAEDVAASKAFYVGHGLTVGKSFGRKYVEFAAAEGSPVTLALYGRRALAKDVGVPVDGEGSHRIVLGGEGTGAFTDPDGFTWEPASVAAAS; this is encoded by the coding sequence ATGAACGCCATCGCCTCCGTCACCGTCGAGGTGGCCGACCTCCAGGCCGCCGACCGTTTCTACGCCGCGTCCGGTCTCGGCGCCCACGTGCGTCTGCGGGCCTCGGACGCGCCGACCACCGGCTTCCGCGGCTTCTCGCTCTCCCTCACGGTGGACCGGCCGGCCGACGTCCGGCATTTCGTCGACGCGGCCCTCGCCGCCGGCGCCACCTCGCTCAAGCCCGTCTCGAAGTCCTTCTGGGGTTACGCCGGTGTCTTCCGGGCCCCGGACGGGACCATCTGGAAGGTCGCGACCTCGAACAAGAAGGACACCGGCCCGGCCACCGGCCGCGTCGACTCCTTCGTGCTCCTGGTCGGAGCGGAGGACGTCGCCGCCAGCAAGGCCTTCTACGTCGGGCACGGTCTCACCGTCGGGAAGAGCTTCGGCCGCAAGTACGTCGAGTTCGCCGCCGCCGAGGGCAGCCCGGTCACGCTCGCCCTGTACGGGCGCCGCGCGCTCGCGAAGGACGTCGGCGTCCCCGTCGACGGCGAGGGATCGCACCGGATCGTGCTCGGCGGCGAGGGCACCGGCGCCTTCACCGACCCGGACGGGTTCACCTGGGAGCCGGCCTCCGTGGCCGCCGCGTCCTGA
- a CDS encoding helix-turn-helix transcriptional regulator: protein MSALTEAQRLSDLARLRRVRDRIDREYAEPLDVEALARGVNMSAGHLSRQFKQAYGEAPYSYLMTRRIERAMALLQRGELSVTDVCFTVGCSSLGTFSTRFTELVGVSPSVYRRQVADGEAGMPSCVAKQVGRPVRNREAPVAPRA from the coding sequence ATGAGCGCACTGACCGAGGCGCAGCGCCTGAGTGATCTGGCGCGGTTGCGCCGCGTCCGCGACCGGATCGACCGGGAGTACGCGGAGCCGCTCGACGTCGAGGCACTCGCCCGCGGGGTGAACATGTCGGCCGGGCACCTCAGCCGCCAGTTCAAGCAGGCGTACGGGGAGGCCCCGTACTCGTACCTGATGACGCGGCGCATCGAGCGCGCCATGGCGCTGCTCCAGCGCGGCGAGCTCAGCGTCACCGACGTCTGCTTCACGGTCGGCTGCTCCTCCCTCGGCACGTTCAGCACCCGCTTCACCGAGCTCGTCGGCGTGTCGCCCAGCGTCTACCGACGCCAGGTCGCCGACGGCGAGGCCGGGATGCCCTCGTGCGTGGCGAAGCAGGTCGGCCGACCGGTCAGGAATCGAGAAGCACCGGTGGCCCCCCGCGCCTAG
- a CDS encoding VOC family protein has protein sequence MDITIHTTVLPHEDPDASLAFYRDALGFEVRSDVGQGRTRWITVGPVGQPGTSILLAPPGADPGITEAERRTIAEMMAKGTYGWILLATPDLDGTFEKVQAQDVEVVQEPTDQPYGVRDCAFRDPAGNLVRVQQLR, from the coding sequence ATGGACATCACCATTCACACCACCGTCCTCCCGCACGAGGATCCCGACGCCTCCCTCGCCTTCTACCGCGACGCCCTCGGCTTCGAGGTGCGCAGCGACGTCGGCCAGGGCAGGACCCGCTGGATCACCGTCGGGCCCGTCGGACAGCCCGGTACGTCGATCCTGCTCGCGCCGCCCGGCGCCGATCCGGGGATCACCGAGGCCGAGCGGCGCACCATCGCCGAGATGATGGCCAAGGGCACCTACGGCTGGATCCTGCTCGCCACCCCCGACCTCGACGGCACCTTCGAGAAGGTCCAGGCCCAGGACGTCGAGGTGGTCCAGGAGCCGACCGACCAGCCGTACGGCGTGCGGGACTGCGCCTTCCGCGACCCCGCGGGCAACCTCGTCCGCGTCCAGCAACTCCGCTGA
- a CDS encoding cold-shock protein has translation MATGTVKWFNSEKGFGFIEQDGGGPDVFAHYSNIAASGFRELQEGQKVSFDIAQGQKGPTAENIVPA, from the coding sequence ATGGCGACTGGCACCGTGAAGTGGTTCAACTCGGAAAAGGGCTTCGGCTTCATCGAGCAGGACGGTGGCGGCCCCGACGTCTTCGCCCACTACTCGAACATCGCCGCCTCCGGCTTCCGTGAGCTGCAGGAAGGCCAGAAGGTGAGCTTCGACATCGCGCAGGGCCAGAAGGGCCCGACCGCCGAGAACATCGTCCCCGCCTGA
- a CDS encoding MBL fold metallo-hydrolase: MTNHDAPSARTAAYTILTTGYTLSTGPGVAATVSYVRDGDRHVIVDPGMVASRDRILGPLAELGLGPDDITDVVLSHHHPDNTMNVGLFGRARVHDHKAIYENDQWTDRDAEGHELAPSLRLIRTPGHSPEDITLLAGTDAGVVAFVGDLWWRPNGPVEDPVAPDHTVLKDSRLRVLATADVIVPGHGPAFPADDTAPL; encoded by the coding sequence ATGACGAACCACGACGCACCGAGCGCCCGCACCGCCGCCTACACGATCCTGACCACCGGCTACACGCTCTCCACGGGCCCCGGGGTCGCCGCCACCGTCTCGTACGTGCGGGACGGTGACCGGCACGTGATCGTCGACCCCGGCATGGTGGCGAGCCGCGACCGGATCCTCGGCCCTCTCGCCGAACTCGGCCTGGGTCCGGACGACATCACCGACGTGGTGCTCAGCCACCACCACCCCGACAACACCATGAACGTCGGTCTCTTCGGCCGGGCCCGCGTGCACGACCACAAGGCGATCTACGAGAACGACCAGTGGACCGACCGCGACGCGGAGGGCCACGAGCTGGCCCCGTCGCTGCGGCTGATCCGTACCCCCGGCCACAGCCCCGAGGACATCACGCTGCTCGCCGGGACCGACGCCGGGGTCGTCGCCTTCGTGGGCGACCTGTGGTGGCGGCCGAACGGCCCGGTGGAGGACCCGGTCGCCCCCGACCACACGGTCCTCAAGGACTCCCGCCTGCGCGTCCTGGCCACGGCCGACGTGATCGTCCCGGGCCACGGCCCGGCGTTCCCGGCGGACGACACGGCGCCGCTGTAG
- a CDS encoding GlxA family transcriptional regulator — translation MPPFVTVAAYAPHGVGMLGAGIVSEVFDARGGGLPLFDFALCTDRPGNVRTDVGLPLVVEHGLDRLATADLVIALPWAEFRTPPGPAVLDALTAAHARGALVAAHCVGAFALAAAGLLDGRRATTHWRFAGLLAERHPDVTVEPDALYVDQGPIVTGAGAAAGFDLCLHLLRREYGATTANAIARDLVLPSHRDGGQAQYLATPVPEDSRDDRLTEVLAWAREHLHEPLPVAELARRALMSRRSFARRFAASTGTTPHAWLLSLRLSRAEELLETTDLPVEEIAHAVGFGSAAVLRAQFVRRRGVPPRSYRRSFTRTPTV, via the coding sequence ATGCCGCCGTTCGTCACCGTCGCCGCCTACGCCCCGCACGGGGTCGGCATGCTCGGCGCGGGCATCGTCTCCGAGGTGTTCGACGCCCGCGGCGGCGGGCTTCCCCTCTTCGACTTCGCCCTCTGCACCGACCGGCCGGGAAACGTCCGCACCGATGTCGGGCTGCCCCTGGTCGTCGAGCACGGTCTGGACCGGCTGGCCACCGCCGACCTCGTGATCGCCCTGCCCTGGGCCGAGTTCCGCACGCCCCCGGGGCCCGCCGTGCTCGACGCGCTGACCGCCGCCCACGCGCGCGGGGCGCTCGTCGCCGCCCACTGCGTCGGGGCGTTCGCGCTCGCCGCCGCCGGGCTGCTCGACGGGCGGCGGGCCACCACCCACTGGCGGTTCGCCGGACTCCTGGCCGAACGCCACCCGGACGTCACCGTCGAACCCGACGCCCTCTACGTCGACCAGGGCCCCATCGTCACGGGCGCGGGCGCCGCCGCCGGCTTCGACCTCTGCCTGCACCTGCTGCGCCGGGAGTACGGGGCCACCACGGCCAACGCCATCGCCCGGGACCTGGTGCTCCCCTCCCACCGGGACGGCGGCCAGGCCCAGTACCTCGCCACGCCCGTCCCCGAGGACAGCCGGGACGACCGGCTCACCGAGGTCCTCGCCTGGGCCCGGGAGCATCTGCACGAGCCGCTCCCCGTCGCGGAGCTGGCCCGCCGGGCGCTGATGAGCCGTCGCTCCTTCGCGCGCCGGTTCGCCGCCTCCACGGGCACCACCCCCCACGCGTGGCTGCTCTCCCTGCGGCTGAGCCGGGCCGAGGAGCTCCTGGAGACCACGGACCTGCCGGTCGAGGAGATCGCCCACGCGGTCGGCTTCGGGAGCGCGGCGGTGCTCCGCGCCCAGTTCGTCCGCCGCCGCGGCGTCCCGCCCCGGTCGTACCGCCGCTCCTTCACCCGCACGCCCACCGTCTGA
- a CDS encoding GntR family transcriptional regulator: MLFRVDPASAVPLGDQIAACVRGALADGSAAPGERLPAARELADSLGVNVHTVLRGYQRLREEGLIELRRGRGALIVPGATAPDRARLVSRLREAAADARELGLTDEEFVELARTSLA, from the coding sequence GTGCTCTTCCGTGTCGACCCGGCCTCCGCCGTGCCCCTCGGCGACCAGATCGCCGCCTGTGTCCGGGGCGCCCTCGCCGACGGCTCCGCCGCGCCCGGCGAGCGCCTCCCGGCCGCCCGGGAACTCGCCGACTCCCTCGGCGTCAACGTCCACACCGTCCTCCGCGGCTACCAGCGGCTCCGCGAGGAGGGCCTCATCGAACTCCGCCGGGGCCGCGGCGCCCTCATCGTCCCCGGCGCCACCGCCCCCGACCGCGCCCGCCTGGTCTCGCGACTGCGCGAGGCGGCGGCGGACGCCCGCGAACTGGGTCTGACGGACGAGGAGTTCGTGGAACTGGCCCGGACGAGCCTGGCGTAG